Below is a genomic region from Candidatus Thermoplasmatota archaeon.
CCTTGTCGCCCTCCCGTGAGCCGCATGATTTGCGTCCGCGCCCTCCTCGTCCTCGCGCTTCTTGCGGTCCCCGCCCTCGCCTCCCCCGCGAGCCCCGACGTCGTCGCGTCTGCCGCGGATTACGTCGAGAGCCGCGTGCGCGCGGACGGATCCCTCGACGGCGCGCCCACGAGCCAGGGCGTGCAGGCCCTCGCCGCCGCGGGCCGCGACCCCCACGCGACGCGCCGCGAAGGCGGCCGCTCGCCCGTCGAGTGGCTGCGCGCGAATCCCCCCGCCGAGAACGCGAACGCCTACGCCTGGGAGCAGGCCATCCTCGGCATCGCCGCCGCGCGCGAAGACCCGGCGTCCTTCGGCGGCGTCGACCACACGGCGCGCCTGCGCGCGCACTTCGTCGGCGGCCAGATGGGCTCGCCCGCCTACGTCAACGACGACGTGTGGGGCATCCTCGCGCTGCGCGCGGCCGGCGCCGCGCCGGGGGACCCCATGGTCGCGGGCATGCGCGACACCGTCCTCGCGAGCCAGGCGCTCGACGGATCGTGGTCCCACGTCATGTTCCAGGGCGGCGACGTCGACGTCACCGGAGCCGCGGTCTCGGCGCTGGTCGAAGCCGGCCTTCCGCGCGACCACGACGCCGTGGCCCGGGGCCTCGCGTATCTCGACCAGAAGCGCGACGCCGCGAAGGGCGGCTGGTCGGCGAAGCCGGGCCTCCCCGTCAACGTGCAGTCGACCGCGTGGGCGCTCAACGCCTACCGCGCGGCCGGCCGCGCGCTTCCCGAAGGAGCCCTCGACTTCATCGCCCGGAGCCGCTGCGCCGACGGGGGCCTCGCGACGAGCCCGCCCGCGACGGCGTGCGAGCGGGGAAACGCGTGGGCGACGGTCGAGGGCCTCGTCATCCTCGCGGGAAGCCACGTGCCCGTGCGCCGTCACCTCGCGGTCGAGGCCGTCGCCTCGCCCCCCTCGTCGCGCGCCCACGAGACCGTGCGGTTCGAGGCCCGGGCGCCGGCGGACGCCGGGGCGATCGCGCACACGACGTGGCGGTTCGGCGACGGGGCCACGGCCGAGGGGCTCGTCGTCGAGCACGCCTACGAGCAGCGCGGCCGATACCGCGCGACGGTCGAGGTCGCGACGCGCGACGGCCGCCTCGGCGAGGCCGGCGTCGAGGTCCACGTCGAGCCCGCGCCGCCCGTCGCGACCGTCGCGGCCGCGCCCGCGACGACGCACCGCGGCGCGCCCGTCGCGATCTCCGCGCTCGGTAGCGGCGACCCCGACGGCCGCATCGTGACGTACGCCTTCGATTTCGGCGACGGGAACGCGAGCGCGCCCGGCCCCGACCCCGTCGCGGCGCACGCGTGGACG
It encodes:
- a CDS encoding PKD domain-containing protein; the protein is MICVRALLVLALLAVPALASPASPDVVASAADYVESRVRADGSLDGAPTSQGVQALAAAGRDPHATRREGGRSPVEWLRANPPAENANAYAWEQAILGIAAAREDPASFGGVDHTARLRAHFVGGQMGSPAYVNDDVWGILALRAAGAAPGDPMVAGMRDTVLASQALDGSWSHVMFQGGDVDVTGAAVSALVEAGLPRDHDAVARGLAYLDQKRDAAKGGWSAKPGLPVNVQSTAWALNAYRAAGRALPEGALDFIARSRCADGGLATSPPATACERGNAWATVEGLVILAGSHVPVRRHLAVEAVASPPSSRAHETVRFEARAPADAGAIAHTTWRFGDGATAEGLVVEHAYEQRGRYRATVEVATRDGRLGEAGVEVHVEPAPPVATVAAAPATTHRGAPVAISALGSGDPDGRIVTYAFDFGDGNASAPGPDPVAAHAWTLPGVYVVTLTVVDEDGLSARATTQVEVVNRAPVLALVAPASVDRVAPARFQAEALDPDGDALAWTWRFGDGNVSTEPRPAHRFEALGERVVEAAACDRFGACAVATARVEVVNLPPRLAAPTRLAAVLGEPFALEARASDPDGPEPAVTWILGGRALEGARVRAAIDREGPHDVVVRARDAEGAEVEALVHVEVAPAGSEAPSADPEALVETPRAASPALVLAEPVVEGRVARLAAQVVQDDGRGRAYRFDFGDGAATGWLDAPAARHRFATPGLHVVTVEARDEDGNVLVARAVARIENRPPAIAVDRHGVHGAALAARGTATDPDGDAIRVVARVAGRALEAGGAAWSLDVAGLAVGPGVVTLVPVDAHGAAGEPVTLAFEVEPAIEASPPARESVAAESAATSPAATPGAPMVAVVAALAACARLVRRRA